A genomic region of Manihot esculenta cultivar AM560-2 chromosome 15, M.esculenta_v8, whole genome shotgun sequence contains the following coding sequences:
- the LOC110602423 gene encoding PLASMODESMATA CALLOSE-BINDING PROTEIN 4 isoform X1, with product MKFSLVILQLLFILLTQENISLSCFLIASGSSVAETPPLEAIQENRIADHRENQILFSSPVFTTQLDTMGTVPIVNPTTPGTTSPIVNPIDSPPAPTAVTTTPPTTPDTTTPTTPATTTPTSSGGAWCIASPTASETALQVALDYACGYGGADCSAIQPGGSCYNQNTVRDHASYAFNDYYQKNPIPTSCVFGGTAQLSSTDPSNGNCHYASAHSTPSSSPPPPTTPTTPTTTTPTPTTMTPPITTTPGGPTIYGVAEPTGLPSSATSVSFSLLLLCSTTAIVGSLLAANNF from the exons ATGAAATTTTCTTTAGTAATTCTGCAGCTCCTTTTCATCCTTTTAACACAAGAAAATATAAGCTTATCTTGCTTTTTGATTGCTTCAGGTTCAAGTGTTGCAGAAACGCCTCCTCTGGAAGCAATCCAGGAAAACAGAATCGCGGACCACCGAGAAAATCAAATACTTTTCTCGTCTCCAGTGTTCACCACTCAACTAGACACGATGGGGACGGTTCCCATTGTGAATCCAACAACTCCTGGTACAACAAGCCCAATTGTAAATCCGATAGATTCGCCTCCAGCACCAACTGCAGTCACGACGACCCCGCCAACAACCCCAGACACTACAACTCCGACCACCCCAGCCACTACAACTCCGACGTCATCAGGAGGGGCATGGTGTATTGCAAGTCCAACTGCTTCAGAAACTGCTTTACAGGTAGCTCTTGACTATGCTTGCGGTTATGGGGGTGCAGACTGTTCAGCAATTCAACCAGGTGGAAGTTGTTATAATCAAAACACTGTTCGGGACCATGCTTCTTATGCCTTCAATGATTACTACCAGAAGAATCCAATTCCTACCAGTTGTGTCTTCGGTGGAACTGCACAACTTAGCAGCACTGACCCAA GTAATGGTAACTGTCACTATGCATCGGCCCATTCAACTCCCAG CTCAAGTCCACCACCCCCAACCACTCCAACCACTCCAACCACTACAACCCCAACTCCGACTACGATGACACCACCAATAACAACCACACCTGGCGGACCAACAATCTATGGTGTAGCGGAACCAACAGGCTTGCCCAGCTCAGCCACCTCTGTTTCATTTAGTTTACTGCTCCTCTGTTCCACAACAGCTATTGTGGGATCACTTCTTGCAGCAAACAATTTCTAA
- the LOC110602423 gene encoding PLASMODESMATA CALLOSE-BINDING PROTEIN 3 isoform X2: protein MGSEVVQYLIIFLFYLFLISGSSVAETPPLEAIQENRIADHRENQILFSSPVFTTQLDTMGTVPIVNPTTPGTTSPIVNPIDSPPAPTAVTTTPPTTPDTTTPTTPATTTPTSSGGAWCIASPTASETALQVALDYACGYGGADCSAIQPGGSCYNQNTVRDHASYAFNDYYQKNPIPTSCVFGGTAQLSSTDPSNGNCHYASAHSTPSSSPPPPTTPTTPTTTTPTPTTMTPPITTTPGGPTIYGVAEPTGLPSSATSVSFSLLLLCSTTAIVGSLLAANNF, encoded by the exons ATGGGTTCTGAAGTTGTTCAATATCTCATCATCTTCCTCTTCTATCTTTTCCTCATCTCAG GTTCAAGTGTTGCAGAAACGCCTCCTCTGGAAGCAATCCAGGAAAACAGAATCGCGGACCACCGAGAAAATCAAATACTTTTCTCGTCTCCAGTGTTCACCACTCAACTAGACACGATGGGGACGGTTCCCATTGTGAATCCAACAACTCCTGGTACAACAAGCCCAATTGTAAATCCGATAGATTCGCCTCCAGCACCAACTGCAGTCACGACGACCCCGCCAACAACCCCAGACACTACAACTCCGACCACCCCAGCCACTACAACTCCGACGTCATCAGGAGGGGCATGGTGTATTGCAAGTCCAACTGCTTCAGAAACTGCTTTACAGGTAGCTCTTGACTATGCTTGCGGTTATGGGGGTGCAGACTGTTCAGCAATTCAACCAGGTGGAAGTTGTTATAATCAAAACACTGTTCGGGACCATGCTTCTTATGCCTTCAATGATTACTACCAGAAGAATCCAATTCCTACCAGTTGTGTCTTCGGTGGAACTGCACAACTTAGCAGCACTGACCCAA GTAATGGTAACTGTCACTATGCATCGGCCCATTCAACTCCCAG CTCAAGTCCACCACCCCCAACCACTCCAACCACTCCAACCACTACAACCCCAACTCCGACTACGATGACACCACCAATAACAACCACACCTGGCGGACCAACAATCTATGGTGTAGCGGAACCAACAGGCTTGCCCAGCTCAGCCACCTCTGTTTCATTTAGTTTACTGCTCCTCTGTTCCACAACAGCTATTGTGGGATCACTTCTTGCAGCAAACAATTTCTAA